ATCACTAAACACTTGCGGCTCAACCAGCACGACACGTTCAATACTTCCATCAGATCGCAGTGTGTAGACTGCGTATTGGCCACTACCATCAGGAAAAACCGCCTGAAACGGGAGCGCAACGAGGCCTGAATGAAGATGCGCTTCGATGTGCACACTCTGGTTCAACACTAACTCCGTAAATTCCCCAGGGAAAATAAGCTGCAACGCTCCGGACGCAGCACGCATCGTCGCAAGGCGCGGTTCATGCAAAAGACGGAGCGATCCATCCGCTGCACGCAGATAGAAATCCATCTGCGAAAAGAGATCCTGATATGAGCTCGGCAGCGCTATTGCCAGCTGGAAATCATGCAGCGCATACCCTTCGGCCAAAGCGCCATACGCGGGCACATGGTCACCCAGAGACACCAACACTCGCGTCACAAAAAAATCAACCCCTGCCGTCACTGTTGTTTTCGCCAACTGCCCTTCAACGTATTCCATCCGCTTGCGTGCCGAAGCATAGCGTGCCGAAATCTCATCGTA
This Chrysiogenes arsenatis DSM 11915 DNA region includes the following protein-coding sequences:
- a CDS encoding efflux RND transporter periplasmic adaptor subunit, translated to MMRPLIYVFIILVFFPAIAAARVAVFQQLDTAEPLRLSFVARKEPGELQTLRAEVAGVVTQLSLRRDQTLGRGDVAVRLTNATLQHEAAQARIELDRIAKEQLRVEQLRTQRAISDERYDEISARYASARKRMEYVEGQLAKTTVTAGVDFFVTRVLVSLGDHVPAYGALAEGYALHDFQLAIALPSSYQDLFSQMDFYLRAADGSLRLLHEPRLATMRAASGALQLIFPGEFTELVLNQSVHIEAHLHSGLVALPFQAVFPDGSGQYAVYTLRSDGSIERVVLVEPQVFSDRMSFRNTAGIGNYLVGVTGVNSHSEAEAILAESGDSLEIVVRP